Proteins encoded in a region of the Canis lupus familiaris isolate Mischka breed German Shepherd chromosome 1, alternate assembly UU_Cfam_GSD_1.0, whole genome shotgun sequence genome:
- the LOC102153001 gene encoding L-lactate dehydrogenase B chain-like produces MATLTEKLIAPVAEEEATIPNNKITVVGVGQVGMACAISIVGKSLADELALVDVLEDKIKGEMMDLQHGSLFLQTPKIVADKDYSVTANSKIVVVTAGVRQQEGESRLNLVQRNVNPQIVKYSPDCIIIVVSNPVDILTYVTWKLSGLPKHRVIGSGCNLDSARFHYFMAEKLGIHPSSCHGWILEEHGDSSVALWSGVNVAGVSLQELNPEMGTDNNSENWKEVHKMVVESAYEVIKLKGYTSWAIGLSVADLIESMLKNLSRIHPVSTMVKGMYGIENEVFLSLPCILDARGLTSVINQKLKDDKFAQLKKSADTLWDIQKALKDL; encoded by the coding sequence ATGGCAACTCTTACGGAAAAACTGATTGCACCAGTTGCAGAAGAAGAGGCCACGATCCCAAACAATAAGATCACTGTAGTGGGTGTTGGACAAGTTGGTATGGCATGTGCCATCAGCATTGTGGGAAAGTCTCTGGCTGATGAACTTGCCCTTGTGGatgttttagaagataaaatcaaaggagaaatgatgGATCTACAGCATGGGAGCTTATTTCTACAGACACCTAAAATTGTGGCAGATAAAGATTACTCTGTGACTGCCAATTCTAAGATTGTGGTGGTGACTGCAGGAGTCCgtcagcaggagggagagagccgCCTCAATCTGGTGCAAAGGAATGTTAATCCTCAGATAGTCAAGTACAGTCCTGATTGTATCATAATTGTGGTTTCCAACCCAGTGGATATTCTTACATATGTTACCTGGAAACTAAGTGGACTACCCAAGCACCGTGTGATTGGAAGTGGGTGTAATCTGGATTCTGCTAGATTTCActattttatggctgaaaaacTTGGCATTCATCCCAGCAGCTGCCATGGATGGATTTTGGAAGAACATGGCGACTCAAGTGTGGCTCTGTGGAGTGGAGTGAATGTGGCAGGTGTTTCTCTTCAGGAACTGAATCCAGAAATGGGAACAGACAACAACAGTGAAAATTGGAAGGAAGTGCATAAGATGGTGGTTGAAAGTGCCTATGAAGTCATCAAGCTAAAAGGATATACCAGCTGGGCTATTGGATTAAGTGTGGCTGATCTCATTGAATCCATGTTGAAAAATCTCTCCAGGATTCATCCAGTGTCAACAATGGTAAAGGGCATGTATGGTATTGAGAACGAAGTCTTCCTGAGTCTTCCGTGTATCCTGGACGCTCGGGGCTTAACCAGTGTGATCAATCAGAAGCTGAAGGATGATAAGTTTGCCCAGCTCAAGAAAAGTGCGGATACCTTGTGGGACATCCAGAAAGCCCTAAAAGATCTGTGA